One genomic segment of Microcella indica includes these proteins:
- a CDS encoding LmeA family phospholipid-binding protein produces MSDPAREQQHGQQELVEQEPAAQEQSAGETSPHDRRRRRRILIAVAVVLALLGALVVAAVVGESIARQQGTLLIATEVREAFDLEEDHPVEVGFVGFSVLAQLAGGELDGVTVDVPGLPVGELRGDLEIIASGVPLDLEQPTEKLQAVYRVAEGDLAGLSGFLAGTVVNDIALDDRLIRFGTGFEIFGASFDLAIGVEPSVDEGRLAFTPRSIDFNGQSIDVEALRSQFGAIVDPLLDSRDFCVAELLPAALTLTSVQVGDEQLVIVLAAEETALGGPGFAELGSCG; encoded by the coding sequence GTGAGCGACCCGGCGAGGGAGCAGCAGCACGGGCAGCAGGAGCTCGTGGAGCAGGAGCCCGCGGCGCAGGAGCAGTCCGCGGGCGAGACCTCGCCGCACGATCGCCGCCGACGGCGGCGCATCCTCATCGCAGTCGCGGTCGTCCTCGCGCTCCTCGGCGCCCTCGTCGTCGCGGCCGTCGTGGGCGAGTCCATCGCGCGCCAGCAGGGCACGCTGCTCATCGCGACGGAGGTGCGGGAGGCCTTCGATCTCGAGGAGGACCACCCGGTCGAGGTGGGGTTCGTCGGGTTCTCGGTGCTCGCGCAACTGGCCGGCGGTGAGCTCGACGGCGTCACGGTCGACGTGCCCGGCCTCCCGGTGGGGGAGCTGCGCGGCGATCTCGAGATCATCGCATCGGGGGTGCCGCTCGACCTCGAGCAGCCCACCGAGAAGCTCCAGGCCGTCTACCGCGTCGCGGAGGGCGACCTCGCGGGGCTCTCCGGCTTCCTCGCCGGCACTGTCGTCAACGACATCGCGCTCGACGACCGCCTGATCAGATTCGGCACCGGGTTCGAGATCTTCGGTGCGAGCTTCGACCTCGCGATCGGCGTCGAGCCCTCCGTCGACGAGGGCCGCCTCGCGTTCACGCCGCGCAGCATCGACTTCAACGGCCAGAGCATCGACGTCGAGGCGCTGCGCTCGCAGTTCGGAGCCATCGTGGACCCGCTCCTCGACTCCCGTGACTTCTGCGTCGCCGAGCTTCTGCCCGCCGCACTGACCCTCACGTCGGTGCAGGTGGGCGACGAGCAGCTCGTCATCGTGCTCGCGGCCGAGGAGACCGCTCTGGGCGGCCCGGGGTTCGCCGAGCTCGGCTCCTGCGGCTGA
- the lysA gene encoding diaminopimelate decarboxylase, with product MLDNALAPPWLIRPGDANALDSPLWPATARRTSSGELEIGGVAASRLAADHGTPLYIVDETDARARAARTREAFVSAFAAHGSRATVYYASKALLTTEVARWMVEAGLRLDVASGGELAVALAAGVDPALLGLHGNNKSLAEIDRAVAAGVGTIVLDSLEEVERVADAAQRHDRTQSVRLRINSGVHAHTHEYLATAREDQKFGIPLVDAVAAVTAIRARPSLRFLGLHSHIGSQIFVVDGFLEAARRLLAVHAELLAGGDVPELNLGGGFGIAYVVGDAPPAIEDIATGLAEAVAGVCRELSIPMPAVAVEPGRTIVGPAGVTLYEVGTTKDVTVALDDGGSAVRRYVSVDGGMSDNARPALYGADYSVRLASRSSAVDPVLVRLAGKHCESGDIVVHADWLPGDVGAGDLVAVPATGAYCFSLASNYNYLTRPAVVAVRDGTARTLVRRETEHDLLRRDTGYELNDSVDPARWSSE from the coding sequence GTGCTCGACAACGCGCTCGCTCCGCCGTGGCTGATCCGCCCCGGTGACGCGAACGCGCTCGACTCGCCGCTCTGGCCGGCTACCGCGCGGCGCACGTCCTCCGGCGAGCTCGAGATCGGGGGAGTCGCGGCGAGCCGCCTCGCCGCCGACCACGGCACGCCCCTCTACATCGTCGATGAGACGGATGCCCGTGCCCGCGCCGCGCGCACGCGCGAGGCATTCGTCTCGGCCTTCGCGGCGCACGGCTCGCGCGCGACCGTCTACTACGCCTCCAAGGCTCTCCTGACGACCGAGGTCGCCCGGTGGATGGTCGAGGCGGGCCTCCGCCTCGATGTCGCGAGCGGCGGCGAGCTCGCGGTCGCGCTCGCAGCGGGGGTGGACCCCGCGCTGCTCGGCCTGCACGGCAACAACAAGTCGCTCGCCGAGATCGACCGTGCGGTCGCCGCGGGCGTGGGCACGATCGTGCTCGACAGCCTCGAGGAGGTCGAGCGCGTCGCCGACGCCGCGCAGCGCCACGACCGCACCCAGTCGGTGCGGTTGCGCATCAACTCTGGTGTGCACGCGCACACCCACGAGTACCTCGCGACGGCGCGGGAGGACCAGAAGTTCGGCATCCCGCTCGTCGACGCGGTCGCGGCGGTCACCGCGATCCGCGCGCGGCCGTCGCTGCGCTTCCTCGGCCTGCACTCCCACATCGGCTCGCAGATCTTCGTCGTCGACGGCTTTCTCGAAGCTGCCCGGCGCTTGCTCGCCGTGCACGCCGAGCTGCTCGCCGGGGGCGACGTTCCCGAGCTCAACCTCGGCGGCGGCTTCGGCATCGCCTACGTCGTCGGCGACGCACCGCCCGCGATCGAGGACATCGCGACGGGGCTCGCCGAGGCGGTGGCGGGCGTGTGCCGCGAGCTGAGCATCCCGATGCCGGCCGTCGCGGTCGAGCCGGGGCGCACGATCGTCGGGCCCGCGGGCGTCACCCTCTACGAGGTCGGCACGACGAAGGATGTCACCGTCGCGCTCGACGACGGCGGCAGCGCCGTGCGCCGCTACGTGAGCGTCGACGGCGGCATGAGCGACAACGCGCGGCCCGCACTGTACGGCGCCGACTACTCGGTGCGGCTCGCGAGCCGCAGCTCGGCCGTCGACCCCGTGCTCGTGCGCCTCGCCGGCAAGCACTGCGAGAGTGGCGACATCGTCGTGCACGCCGACTGGCTGCCGGGCGACGTCGGGGCGGGCGACCTCGTCGCGGTACCCGCGACGGGCGCCTACTGCTTCTCGCTCGCCAGCAACTACAACTACCTCACCCGCCCCGCGGTTGTCGCCGTGCGCGACGGCACGGCCCGCACTCTCGTGCGCCGCGAGACCGAGCACGATCTGCTGCGCCGGGACACCGGCTACGAACTGAACGACTCCGTCGACCCCGCGCGCTGGAGCTCAGAGTGA
- a CDS encoding homoserine dehydrogenase has protein sequence MIEYRNLRIALLGAGSVGAQVADQLLTHADELAARIGAGVELTGIAVRDVDAPRDVELPRELLTTDAESLILGSDIVVELMGGLEPARTLILQALASGADVVTANKALMATHGPELFEAAGQVGAQLYYEAAVGGAIPIIRPLRDSLAGDRVERILGIVNGTTNFILDRMDTRGESLEQALAIAGELGYAEADPTADIEGYDAAQKAGILASLAFHTLVPIESVHREGITGVTLDQVVAARKAGYVVKLLAICERLSDADGVDGVSARVYPALVPDTHPLAAVHGANNAVFVEAEAAGPLMFYGAGAGGIQTASAVLGDVVSAARRHVVGGPGVAESTHADLPVLPISSITTRYQITVEVLDEPGVLAAIAAVFLEHGVSVETLEQTVPETEPGSEPSAAAATLVIGTHRAAEADLAATVAALTSSSVVHRIASVLRVEGLS, from the coding sequence GTGATCGAGTACCGCAACCTCCGCATCGCCCTCCTGGGGGCCGGCAGCGTCGGCGCCCAGGTCGCCGACCAGCTTCTGACCCACGCCGACGAGCTCGCCGCCCGCATCGGCGCCGGCGTCGAGCTCACGGGCATCGCGGTGCGCGATGTGGATGCTCCGCGCGACGTCGAGCTGCCGCGCGAGCTGCTCACGACCGACGCCGAGTCGCTCATCCTCGGCTCCGACATCGTCGTCGAGCTCATGGGCGGCCTCGAGCCGGCCCGCACGCTCATCCTCCAGGCGCTAGCCTCGGGCGCGGACGTCGTGACGGCGAACAAGGCGCTCATGGCCACGCACGGCCCCGAGCTGTTCGAGGCGGCCGGCCAGGTCGGCGCGCAGCTCTACTACGAGGCCGCCGTCGGCGGGGCGATCCCGATCATCCGGCCGCTGCGCGACTCGCTCGCGGGCGACCGCGTCGAGCGCATCCTCGGCATCGTCAACGGCACGACGAACTTCATCCTCGACCGCATGGACACGCGGGGCGAGTCGCTCGAGCAGGCGCTCGCGATCGCGGGCGAGCTCGGCTACGCCGAGGCCGACCCGACGGCCGACATCGAGGGCTACGACGCCGCGCAGAAGGCCGGCATCCTCGCGAGCCTCGCCTTCCACACGCTCGTGCCGATCGAGTCGGTGCACCGCGAGGGCATCACGGGCGTCACCCTCGACCAGGTGGTCGCCGCGCGCAAGGCCGGCTACGTCGTCAAGCTGCTCGCGATCTGCGAGCGCCTGAGCGATGCCGACGGGGTCGACGGCGTCTCGGCCCGCGTCTACCCCGCGCTCGTACCAGACACCCACCCGCTTGCGGCCGTGCACGGCGCGAACAATGCCGTCTTCGTCGAGGCGGAGGCGGCCGGGCCCCTCATGTTCTACGGGGCCGGAGCGGGCGGCATCCAGACGGCTTCGGCCGTCCTGGGCGACGTCGTCTCGGCTGCGCGCCGGCACGTCGTCGGAGGCCCCGGCGTTGCCGAGAGCACGCACGCCGACCTCCCCGTGCTGCCGATCTCCTCCATCACGACCCGCTATCAGATCACCGTCGAGGTGCTCGACGAGCCGGGCGTGCTCGCCGCGATCGCCGCGGTGTTCCTCGAGCACGGCGTCTCGGTCGAGACGCTCGAGCAGACGGTGCCCGAGACCGAGCCTGGTTCGGAGCCGTCAGCCGCCGCCGCTACCCTGGTGATCGGTACTCACCGGGCCGCAGAGGCCGATCTCGCCGCAACG